One segment of Panicum virgatum strain AP13 chromosome 3K, P.virgatum_v5, whole genome shotgun sequence DNA contains the following:
- the LOC120699078 gene encoding 40S ribosomal protein S7 produces MFTARRKIQKDKGVEPTEFEDTIAQAFFDLENGNQELKSDLKDLYINGAVQMDVPGNRKAVIIHVPYRLQKSYKKIHVRLIRELEKKFSGKDVVLVATRRIVRPPKKGSAVVRPRSRTLTAVHDGILEDVVYPAEIVGKRIRFHLDGAKVLKVFLDPKERTNTEYKLDTFSSVYQRLCGKEVVFDYPMAESA; encoded by the exons ATGTTTACTGCAAGGAGGAAGATCCAGAAGGACAAGGGCGTGGAGCCAACTGAGTTTGAGGACACAATTGCCCAG GCATTCTTTGACCTCGAGAATGGGAATCAGGAGCTTAAGAGTGACTTGAAGGACCTTTACATCAATGGAGCAGT GCAGATGGATGTGCCTGGCAACAGGAAGGCTGTTATAATCCATGTTCCATACAGGCTACAAAAGTCTTACAAGAAGATTCATGTGAGGCTTATTCGGGagcttgagaagaagttcaGTGGGAAG GATGTTGTTCTGGTTGCGACTAGAAGAATTGTGCGGCCCCCAAAGAAGGGTTCAGCTGTTGTCCGTCCCCGTAGCCGCACTCTTACTGCTGTTCATGATGGCATTTTGGAAGACGTTGTGTATCCAGCTGAGATTGTTGGGAAGCGTATTAGGTTCCACTTGGACGGTGCAAAAGTCTTGAAG GTCTTCCTTGATCCAAAGGAGCGTACCAACACTGAGTATAAGCTTGACACTTTCAGCTCAGTCTACCAGAGGCTTTGTGGGAAGGAGGTTGTGTTTGACTACCCCATGGCTGAGAGCGCTTGA